The following proteins are encoded in a genomic region of Heliangelus exortis chromosome 7, bHelExo1.hap1, whole genome shotgun sequence:
- the ACSL5 gene encoding long-chain-fatty-acid--CoA ligase 5: MIWILQVLFSPLPTPALISLIVFGAAVFLWVTSRPKPVLPPVDLNKQSVGVEGGARRGAILTDNQLISYYFEDAKTLYEVFQRGLHVSGNGNCLGYRKPKQPYQWLTYQQVLDRAQYLGSGLLQKGCKPSPNQFIGIFAQNRPEWIISEYACYAYSMVAVPLYDTLGPEAIVYIVTKGDISIVICDTPEKAQILLENCEQEKTSCLKTVILMDLFDKELKERGAKVGVEILALQEVEELGRNNLREPVPPKPEDLCVVCFTSGTTGNPKGAMLTHQNVVANAAAFLRSIENTIECTTSDITLSYLPLAHMFERVVQTVVYSCGAKVGFFQGDIKLLTDDMKTLKPTLFPVVPRLLNRIYDKIQSGTKSPVKRCLLNFAVMMKLAEIKQGIIRNDSIWDQLVFHKVQETMGGRVRIMVTGAAPISPSVLTFLRAALGCQIFEAYGQTECSAGCTFSMPGDWTTGHVGAPLACNIIKLVDVEEMNYFSSNNEGEVCIKGPNVFKGYLKDPEKTAEAIDKDGWLHTGDIGKWMPNGTLKIIDRKKNIFKLAQGEYIAPEKIENVYIRSTAVAQVFVHGESLRSFLVGIVVPDPETLPEFAAKLGVKGSYEDICKNPEVKKAILEDMIRLGREAGLKSFEQVRDLYIHTEMFSVENGLLTPTLKAKRPELVKVFEKQIETLYSSMQE; the protein is encoded by the exons ATGATCTGGATACTTCAAGTCTTGTTCTCACCGCTCCCAACACCAGCACTCATTAGTCTGATTGTATTTGGAGCAGCTGTCTTCTTGTGGGTGACAAGCAGGCCAAAACCTGTCTTGCCTCCTGTTGACTTGAACAAGCAGTCAGTAGGAGTAGAG GGAGGAGCCAGAAGAGGTGCAATCTTGACAGATAATCAACTGATTTCTTATTACTTTGAAGATGCTAAAACCTTGTATGAAGTTTTCCAGAGAGGCCTGCATGTTTCTG GAAATGGCAACTGTTTAGGCTACAGAAAACCCAAGCAACCTTACCAGTGGCTGACATACCAACAG GTTCTGGACAGAGCTCAGTATCTGGGATCAGGGCTTCTCCAAAAAGGATGCAAACCATCACCAAACCAGTTTATTGGCATTTTTGCTCAGAATAGGCCAGAG tgGATCATTTCAGAGTACGCCTGCTACGCTTACTCCATGGTTGCTGTTCCCCTCTATGACACTCTGGGGCCAGAGGCCATTGTGTACATTGTTACCAAAG GTGACATAAGTATAGTGATCTGTGACACACCTGAGAAGGCACAGATCTTGCTTGAGAACTGTGAGCAAGAAAAGACCTCATGTCTGAAGACTGTCATTCTCATGGATCTCTTTGATAAAGAGCTCAAGGAGAGAGGAGCTAAAGTGGGAGTGGAAATTCTAGCACTGCAAGAGGTTGAG GAGCTGGGAAGAAACAACCTCAGAGAACCAGTT CCTCCTAAGCCAGAAGATCTTTGTGTTGTGTGTTTTACCAGTGGAACCACAG GTAACCCTAAAGGAGCCATGCTGACACATCAAAATGTTGTggcaaatgctgctgctttccttagAAGCATAGAG AACACAATTGAGTGTACAACTTCAGATATCACCTTGTCCTATCTTCCCTTGGCTCACATGTTTGAGAGAGTTGTACAG ACTGTGGTCTACTCCTGTGGAGCAAAAGTAGGCTTCTTCCAAGGAGACATCAAGTTGCTAACAGATGACATGAAAACCTTGAAGCCAACACTGTTTCCAGTTGTACCAAGACTGCTCAATAGAATATATGACAAG ATACAAAGTGGTACAAAGAGCCCAGTGAAACGCTGCCTGTTGAACTTCGCTGTGATGATGAAATTGGCTGAAATAAAACAGGGCATTATTCGAAATGACAGCATTTGGGATCAGCTGGTCTTCCATAAAGTTCAG GAAACCATGGGTGGAAGAGTGCGTATAATGGTAACGGGGGCAGCCCCCATATCTCCCTCTGTCCTGACATTtctgagagcagccctgggctgtCAG ATCTTTGAAGCTTATGGCCAGACTGAATGCTCAGCTGGGTGCACTTTCTCAATGCCTGGAGACTGGACAACAG gCCATGTTGGAGCCCCTTTGGCTTGTAATATCATAAAATTAGTTGATGTTGAAGAAATGAACTACTTCTCTTCCAACAATGAAGGCGAG GTCTGCATTAAAGGACCAAATGTGTTCAAGGGTTATCTGAAAGACCCTGAGAAGACAGCAGAAGCAATTGATAAAGATGGCTGGCTCCACACTGGAGACATAGGGAAATGGATGCCA AATGGTACACTGAAGATTATTGATAGGAAGAAGAATATATTTAAACTTGCACAAGGAGAATACATTGCTCCAGAGAAGATAGAAAATGTCTATATCAGAAGTACTGCAGTGGCTCAGGTCTTTGTACATGGGGAAAGCCTGAGG tcttttctagTAGGTATAGTGGTCCCTGATCCTGAGACTCTTCCAGAATTTGCAGCAAAACTGGGAGTAAAAGGTTCCTATGAAGATATCTGCAAAAATCCA GAAGTGAAGAAAGCTATCTTAGAAGATATGATCAGATTAGGGAGAGAGGCTGGCCTTAAATCCTTTGAACAA GTTAGAGACCTGTACATCCACACAGAGATGTTCTCTGTAGAAAATGGACTCTTGACACCAACACTGAAGGCAAAACGACCAGAGCTGGTTAAAGTCTTTGAGAAGCAGATTGAGACCCTCTATTCAAGTATGCAGGAGTAA
- the ZDHHC6 gene encoding palmitoyltransferase ZDHHC6 isoform X2: MPEKSQDCMYLQYCKVCQSYKAPRSHHCRKCKRCVMKMDHHCPWINNCCGYQNHASFTLFLLLAPLGCIHASFIFIMTMYTQLYNRISFGWSSVKIDMSAAKRDPRPIIPFGLTAFAASLFALGLALGTTIVVGMLFIIQMKVILTNKTSIESWIEEKAKDRIQYYQTGETFIFPYDTGSKWKNFKQVFTWSGIPEGDGLDWPVRDGCHQYSLTIEQLKQKADKRVRSVRYRAVEDYSGICCPVTKGIRTFFTTPCTEEPRIPLSKGDLILATRGLKHWMYGEKILDSAADGGIRERGWFPRKCVEKCQYDSETDQAVDGEKKNR, translated from the exons ggaaaaatctCAGGATTGCATGTATCTCCAATACTGTAAAGTGTGTCAGTCTTACAAGGCACCACGGTCACACCACTGTCGAAAGTGTAAAAG ATGTGTCATGAAGATGGATCACCATTGCCCTTGGATCAACAACTGCTGTGGATACCAGAACCATGCATCTTTCACTCTGTTTCTCCTCTTAGCTCCACTGGGATGCATTCATGCTTCTTTTATATTTATCATGACTATGTACACTCAGCTTTACAACAGA ATATCTTTTGGGTGGAGTTCTGTGAAGATTGACATGAGTGCAGCCAAAAGAGACCCTCGACCCATTATTCCCTTTGGACTGACTGCATTTGCTGCATCTTTATTTGCCTTAGGACTGGCATTAGGAACAACTATTGTTGTTGGTATGCTGTTTATTATCCAG ATGAAAGTCATTTTGACAAATAAAACTTCAATCGAGTCCTGGATTGAAGAAAAg GCCAAAGACAGAATCCAGTACTACCAAACGGGTGAGACCTTTATTTTTCCCTATGACACAGGAAGTAAATGGAAGAACTTCAAGCAAGTGTTTACATGGTCTGGGATTCCTGAGGGAGATGGCCTGGATTGGCCAGTAAGAGATGGCTGCCATCAGTACAGCTTGACG ATAgagcaactgaaacagaaagcagataAGCGAGTAAGAAGT GTGCGGTATCGAGCAGTAGAAGATTACAGTGGCATCTGCTGCCCTGTGACTAAAGGCATTAGAACATTCTTCACAACACCATGCACTGAAGAACCCAGAATTCCACTGAGTAAAGGGGATCTGATTTTAGCCACGAGAGGCTTAAA ACACTGGATGTATGGTGAGAAGATTCTTGACTCAGCTGCTGATG GTGGAATAAGAGAACGAGGCTGGTTCCCTAGGAAATGTGTGGAAAAATGCCAGTACGACTCTGAAACAGATCAAGCAGTggatggagagaagaaaaacagatag
- the ZDHHC6 gene encoding palmitoyltransferase ZDHHC6 isoform X1, translating into MGGSGGLRQARRLCHWGPLVALSVVAVCSATAMADAVLWYWPLDTAGGSVNFIMLLNWTVMILYNYFNAMFVGPGYVPLGWTPEKSQDCMYLQYCKVCQSYKAPRSHHCRKCKRCVMKMDHHCPWINNCCGYQNHASFTLFLLLAPLGCIHASFIFIMTMYTQLYNRISFGWSSVKIDMSAAKRDPRPIIPFGLTAFAASLFALGLALGTTIVVGMLFIIQMKVILTNKTSIESWIEEKAKDRIQYYQTGETFIFPYDTGSKWKNFKQVFTWSGIPEGDGLDWPVRDGCHQYSLTIEQLKQKADKRVRSVRYRAVEDYSGICCPVTKGIRTFFTTPCTEEPRIPLSKGDLILATRGLKHWMYGEKILDSAADGGIRERGWFPRKCVEKCQYDSETDQAVDGEKKNR; encoded by the exons ATGGGCGGGTCGGGGGGGCTGCGGCAGGCGCGGCGGCTGTGCCACTGGGGGCCGCTGGTGGCCCTGTCTGTGGTGGCTGTGTGCTCGGCCACCGCGATGGCGGACGCGGTGCTGTGGTACTGGCCCCTGGACACCGCCGGGGGAAGCGTCAATTTCATCATGCTCCTCAACTGGACCGTCATGATCCTCTACAACTACTTCAACGCCATGTTCGTCGGGCCGGGGTACGTCCCGCTGGGATGGACGCCG gaaaaatctCAGGATTGCATGTATCTCCAATACTGTAAAGTGTGTCAGTCTTACAAGGCACCACGGTCACACCACTGTCGAAAGTGTAAAAG ATGTGTCATGAAGATGGATCACCATTGCCCTTGGATCAACAACTGCTGTGGATACCAGAACCATGCATCTTTCACTCTGTTTCTCCTCTTAGCTCCACTGGGATGCATTCATGCTTCTTTTATATTTATCATGACTATGTACACTCAGCTTTACAACAGA ATATCTTTTGGGTGGAGTTCTGTGAAGATTGACATGAGTGCAGCCAAAAGAGACCCTCGACCCATTATTCCCTTTGGACTGACTGCATTTGCTGCATCTTTATTTGCCTTAGGACTGGCATTAGGAACAACTATTGTTGTTGGTATGCTGTTTATTATCCAG ATGAAAGTCATTTTGACAAATAAAACTTCAATCGAGTCCTGGATTGAAGAAAAg GCCAAAGACAGAATCCAGTACTACCAAACGGGTGAGACCTTTATTTTTCCCTATGACACAGGAAGTAAATGGAAGAACTTCAAGCAAGTGTTTACATGGTCTGGGATTCCTGAGGGAGATGGCCTGGATTGGCCAGTAAGAGATGGCTGCCATCAGTACAGCTTGACG ATAgagcaactgaaacagaaagcagataAGCGAGTAAGAAGT GTGCGGTATCGAGCAGTAGAAGATTACAGTGGCATCTGCTGCCCTGTGACTAAAGGCATTAGAACATTCTTCACAACACCATGCACTGAAGAACCCAGAATTCCACTGAGTAAAGGGGATCTGATTTTAGCCACGAGAGGCTTAAA ACACTGGATGTATGGTGAGAAGATTCTTGACTCAGCTGCTGATG GTGGAATAAGAGAACGAGGCTGGTTCCCTAGGAAATGTGTGGAAAAATGCCAGTACGACTCTGAAACAGATCAAGCAGTggatggagagaagaaaaacagatag